In Oryza brachyantha chromosome 1, ObraRS2, whole genome shotgun sequence, the following are encoded in one genomic region:
- the LOC102712414 gene encoding pectinesterase-like → MFTRRHTEVHDSVTTMRQSDEPLLSSPSPGNAYPCKVLSATLFSLAIAAAFLLLTPTAPDLCANSPDPASCQTIVADAVLASSPHAHRPSRPAQILRAIIATSLDRHDAAAEAVAGMRRRASDPRQRAALEDCVQLMGLARDRLVDAAGAADGGGDGDDARTWLSAVLTDHVTCLDGLDADGPLRDSVGAHLEPLKSLASASLAVLNAVGGARDVLAEVVDRFPSWVPARDRALLEAGAGAVQADVVVAQDGSGKYKTIKEAVDAAPDGGKSRYVIYVKKGVYKENLEVGKKKREVMIVGDGMDQTVITGSRNVVDGATTFNSATLALSGDGIILQDLRVENTAGPEKHQAVALRASADRAVINRCSLDGYQDTLYAHQLRQFYRDCAVSGTVDFVFGNAAAVLQGCVLTARRPAAAQKNAVTAQGRTDPNQNTGTSVHRCRVVPAPDLAPVAKQFPTFLGRPWKEYSRTVYMLSYLDAHVDPAGWLAWNGDFALKTLFYGEYQNQGPGAGTAARVGWPGYRVITDRSVAMQFTVGQFIQGGDWLNATGVTYNDGL, encoded by the exons ATGTTCACTCGTCGTCACACGGAGGTACATGACAGTGTGACCACCATGCGTCAGAGCGAcgagcctctcctctcttctccctctcccggaAACGCCTACCCATGCAAAGTTCTATCGGCCACGCTATTCTCGTtagccatcgccgccgccttcctcctaCTCACCCCCACGGCCCCGGACCTCTGCGCGAACTCCCCTGACCCGGCCTCGTGCCAGAccatcgtcgccgacgccgtcctAGCGTCGTCACCGCACGCCCAccgcccgagccgcccggCGCAGATCCTCCGCGCCATCATCGCCACGTCTCTTGACCGGCATGACGCGGCCGCCGAAGCGGTGGCGGGCATGCGCCGGCGCGCCAGCGACCCGAGGCAGCGCGCGGCACTGGAGGACTGCGTCCAGCTGATGGGGCTCGCACGCGACCGTCTCGTCGACGCCGCGGgcgcggccgacggcggcggcgacggagacgacgCGCGCACGTGGCTCAGCGCCGTGCTCACCGACCACGTGACGTGCCTGGACGGCCTCGACGCCGACGGACCGCTGCGCGACTCCGTGGGGGCGCACCTGGAGCCACTCAAGTCCCTCGCGAGCGCGTCGCTCGCCGTGCTCaacgccgtcggcggcgctcGGGATGTGCTCGCCGAGGTCGTGGACAGGTTCCCGTCGTGGGTGCCGGCGAGAGACCGTGCGCTCCTTGAAGCAGGTGCGGGCGCCGTGCAGGCGGACGTGGTGGTGGCCCAGGACGGGAGCGGCAAGTACAAGACGATAAAGGAGGCGGTGGACGCGGCCCCCGACGGCGGCAAGAGCCGGTACGTGATCTACGTGAAGAAGGGGGTGTACAAGGAGAACCTCGAGGTGGGTAAGAAGAAGCGCGAGGTGATGATCGTCGGTGACGGCATGGACCAGACGGTCATCACCGGCAGCCGCAACGTGGTCGACGGCGCCACAACTTTCAACTCGGCCACGCTAG CCTTGTCGGGCGACGGGATCATCCTCCAGGACCTCAGGGTGGAGAACACGGCGGGGCCCGAGAAGCACCAGGCGGTGGCCCTCCGCGCGAGCGCCGACCGCGCCGTGATCAACCGCTGCAGCCTGGACGGCTACCAGGACACCCTGTACGCGCACCAGCTCCGGCAGTTCTACCGCGACTGCGCCGTCTCCGGCACGGTGGACTTCGTGTTCGGCAACGCGGCGGCCGTGCTCCAGGGCTGCGTGCTCACGGCGCGgcgccccgcggcggcgcagaagAACGCGGTCACGGCGCAGGGCCGGACCGATCCGAACCAGAACACCGGCACCTCCGTCCACCGGTGCCGCGTCGTGCCGGCGCCCGACCTGGCGCCCGTGGCGAAGCAGTTCCCGACGTTCCTGGGCCGGCCGTGGAAGGAGTACTCGCGCACGGTGTACATGCTGTCCTACCTGGACGCGCACGTCGACCCGGCGGGGTGGCTCGCGTGGAACGGCGACTTCGCGCTCAAGACGCTCTTCTACGGCGAGTACCAGAACCAGggccccggcgccggcaccgccgcccgcGTCGGCTGGCCCGGGTACCGCGTCATCACGGACCGGAGCGTCGCCATGCAGTTCACCGTGGGGCAGTTCATCCAGGGCGGCGACTGGCTCAACGCCACCGGCGTCACCTACAACGACGGGCTCTGA